CCCGTCGGTGTCATTCGCGGGGAAGCGCCCCCAGAACCAGTAGCTGATGCCGCCGAGGCCCACGACGACCCAGACGAGGGCTACCACCCACGTGACCAGCGAGACCACGAAATTGACGATGGTCGTGTGCAGCAGATACAGCCAGTAGTGACCGTTGCCCAGCATCCGCTTCACCCAGCCGAGGAACCCAGGGGCTGCCCGGACAGGCCGCCACTCGGGTCTGACGATCGCGGGTCGACCAGCCCATTCGAGCCGCACGAGTTCCACGGTTCCGAACCAGCGCGAGACGTACAGCGCTGCGATCAGCGACACCAGCCCGATGAAGAAGGTGATGAGCGTGCCGATCCCCAGAGCGAACAGAGGAATCGTCACCGCGAAGCCCACCACCGCAGTGGGCACACCGAGAAGAAGGAAGCCGAGCTCTCTGGGCACGAGCTGCCAGAGGCGAGGGTAGAGGCCGGGAGGAGAATCGCTCACAGAGTCCAGGTTGGCAGATGGCGCCGGACGGAGGGCAGTGGTTGTCATGACTTCAGTCTTTCCGGCGGCCATCCTCCACGGCATCCAGTGCACCGACGGATGCCGGTGGGGATAACCCCCGGTTCGGTCGCGCCATCGCCGGAACTCGACTCGAGTTCTCCGTAGACTCGCCGGATGGCGTGGATGCGCGTCGGGGCGGAGGCGAAACGACGGTGAAGGCACGGAACACGTTCGGCGTGCTTCGTCTGGTCACGGCCGCAGTGTGTCTGACCGCGCTCGTTCACCGCCTGTTCTGGGGCCTCAGCTCTCAGACCATCGCCGGCCGCAACTTCTTCGCGTACCTCACGGTCGAATCGAACTGCGCGCTGGTCGTGCTGCTCGTTGTCGGCGGTCTGATCGCATTCCGTCGTGATGATGATCCTCGCTGGTTCAGCATCGCCCTCTCACTCGTGCTGACGTGGACCATCACTGCGGGGCTCGCGTTCGCACTCATCGTCTGGCAGGCCGGAATACGCGGGATCCGCGTCGATGTGCCCTGGTCGGATCAGGTGCTGCATTTCTGGCTTCCGGCGCTCACCGCGATCGCGTG
The DNA window shown above is from Microbacterium murale and carries:
- a CDS encoding Pr6Pr family membrane protein — protein: MDARRGGGETTVKARNTFGVLRLVTAAVCLTALVHRLFWGLSSQTIAGRNFFAYLTVESNCALVVLLVVGGLIAFRRDDDPRWFSIALSLVLTWTITAGLAFALIVWQAGIRGIRVDVPWSDQVLHFWLPALTAIAWTLTPGHRAVPWWIIPGSLVFPLLWGGVTMWRGPMIGWYPYYFLDLRQVSGIGEFLLTSAVALSIFALIATVLAVISRVSPSRRKAGTAQAM